From Sphingomonas bisphenolicum, one genomic window encodes:
- a CDS encoding alpha/beta fold hydrolase, with translation MIDTRMDRRALMLGALATGGALWSGVAQAAPFASRRIAMNIRGEGGDVVLIPGLASGPGIWNGVLGGVPGYRYHLVHVRGFAGLAAEANASGGLLQPIADEIARYIAAAGLKRPAIVGHSMGGTLAMLLGLKGLANRVMVVDMLPAGAAMVGGTASGMGFLADQLSGYLTGTLAGRRYLAQMVAQTPGARGSDPDVIANALRDLANIDLAPQLPRLAAPLEVVYAVGSDAGQAAAIASRFRAAYAPRKATLLKAIGPSGHMVMGDQPARFNAVLKDFLS, from the coding sequence ATGATCGATACAAGGATGGACAGGCGCGCGCTGATGTTGGGCGCGCTGGCGACAGGCGGTGCTTTGTGGAGCGGGGTGGCGCAGGCCGCGCCCTTCGCATCACGCCGGATCGCCATGAATATCCGCGGGGAAGGGGGCGATGTCGTCCTGATCCCCGGCCTGGCCAGCGGTCCCGGCATCTGGAACGGGGTGCTGGGCGGGGTGCCGGGCTATCGCTATCATCTGGTCCATGTACGCGGTTTTGCCGGCTTGGCCGCGGAGGCCAATGCCAGCGGCGGGCTGCTCCAGCCGATCGCGGACGAGATCGCGCGTTATATCGCCGCGGCCGGGCTGAAGCGGCCGGCGATCGTCGGCCATAGCATGGGCGGCACGCTGGCGATGCTGCTGGGCCTGAAGGGGTTGGCGAACCGGGTGATGGTGGTCGATATGCTGCCCGCCGGCGCGGCGATGGTGGGCGGCACGGCCAGCGGCATGGGCTTTCTGGCCGACCAGCTCAGCGGCTATCTGACCGGCACGCTGGCGGGACGACGCTATCTGGCGCAGATGGTCGCGCAGACGCCCGGCGCCAGGGGCAGCGACCCCGATGTCATCGCCAATGCGCTGCGCGACCTGGCCAATATCGACCTTGCGCCCCAATTGCCGCGGCTCGCCGCGCCGCTGGAGGTGGTCTATGCCGTGGGTAGCGACGCCGGGCAGGCCGCCGCCATCGCCAGCCGCTTCCGCGCCGCCTATGCGCCGCGCAAAGCCACTTTGCTGAAAGCGATCGGGCCGAGCGGCCATATGGTGATGGGCGACCAGCCGGCGCGCTTCAATGCGGTATTGAAGGATTTCTTGAGTTAA
- a CDS encoding serine hydrolase, translating into MTLHKNRGGSARLVLLIAALSACVSAPEPPRAQAAAAVPQKPQPTTNTWPIRPVANPPLPYRDIDQNEAPPPALVSVVRNLGQSFHGKVGIAVRRIGADWTVAWNGTSLFPQQSVSKLWVSMTFLDAVDRGKLRITDTTTITRNDLTLFHQPSAALVAQNDGWTTSYSDLMRRAMTQSDNTANDTLLRAVGGPEAVRSYLARRMIKDIRFGPGERLLQSATAGLDWRQDYSIGRNFYAARNKLPMSVRVKALDNYLASPPDGAAPSSIVQALAKLKENQMLSPASSRLLLSIMSEAKTGPQRIKGGVPPGWSYLHKTGTGQDLPPRSTGFNDIGIMTAPDGASYAVAVMIGSTTVSIPERWALMQAVAKAVAANHEPR; encoded by the coding sequence ATGACATTGCATAAAAACCGGGGCGGTTCTGCGCGCCTGGTCCTGTTGATCGCGGCGCTGTCGGCCTGTGTGAGCGCGCCGGAGCCGCCACGCGCGCAGGCCGCTGCCGCCGTGCCGCAAAAACCGCAACCCACCACCAACACATGGCCGATCCGGCCGGTCGCCAACCCGCCGCTGCCCTATCGCGACATCGACCAGAATGAAGCGCCGCCCCCGGCGCTGGTCAGCGTCGTGCGCAACCTCGGCCAAAGCTTCCATGGCAAGGTGGGCATCGCCGTGCGCCGCATCGGCGCGGACTGGACCGTGGCGTGGAACGGCACGTCGCTGTTCCCGCAACAGAGCGTATCGAAGCTCTGGGTATCGATGACCTTCCTCGACGCGGTGGATCGCGGCAAGCTGCGCATCACCGACACGACCACCATCACCCGCAACGACCTGACCCTGTTCCACCAGCCGAGCGCGGCGCTGGTGGCGCAGAATGACGGCTGGACCACCAGCTATTCCGACCTGATGCGCCGCGCGATGACGCAGAGCGACAATACCGCCAACGACACGCTGCTGCGCGCGGTCGGCGGGCCGGAGGCGGTGCGCAGCTATCTGGCGCGGCGGATGATCAAGGATATTCGCTTCGGCCCCGGCGAACGGCTGCTGCAATCGGCGACCGCGGGTCTGGACTGGCGGCAGGATTATTCGATCGGCCGCAATTTCTATGCCGCCCGCAACAAGCTGCCCATGTCGGTGCGGGTGAAAGCGCTCGACAATTATCTCGCCAGCCCGCCCGACGGCGCGGCTCCCTCCTCGATCGTGCAGGCGCTCGCGAAGCTGAAGGAGAACCAGATGCTCTCCCCGGCCTCCTCGCGCCTGCTGCTGTCGATCATGTCGGAGGCCAAGACCGGGCCGCAACGGATCAAGGGCGGCGTGCCACCGGGCTGGTCCTATCTGCACAAGACCGGCACCGGCCAGGATCTTCCGCCCCGTTCGACCGGCTTCAACGATATCGGCATCATGACCGCACCCGACGGCGCCAGCTATGCCGTGGCGGTGATGATCGGATCGACTACCGTGTCGATCCCCGAACGCTGGGCGCTGATGCAGGCAGTGGCGAAGGCGGTCGCGGCGAACCACGAACCGCGGTAG
- a CDS encoding transporter has product MRLRRTMRTAVTAIMGAGAAWSGVALAQDARDLCADRPGLGTPACTVDTGRVVVELGLGDWTREKDASSRTDTIQAGDALVRLGLGDHLEAQIGWTAYGHVRTRDRPSGAVEKDSGVGDVQVALRRNLSNPDGSGFSIAIMPYVSLPAGGSAIGDGDWGAGLIVPVSFDLGGGFSLGLTPEIDAAVDEDRSGRHFAYGSVAGLGFSLSDSVSGAIEAQVTRDDDPAGHATEALGGLSFAWQPSDDMQFDIGANIGLNADSPDSEVYLGVVRRF; this is encoded by the coding sequence ATGCGACTGCGGCGGACGATGCGGACGGCGGTGACGGCTATCATGGGGGCAGGCGCCGCCTGGTCGGGCGTGGCTCTTGCGCAGGATGCGCGCGATCTGTGCGCCGACCGGCCGGGTCTGGGTACGCCGGCCTGCACCGTGGACACGGGGCGCGTGGTGGTGGAACTGGGGCTGGGCGACTGGACACGCGAAAAGGATGCATCGAGCCGGACTGACACGATCCAGGCAGGCGACGCGCTGGTGCGGCTGGGGCTGGGCGATCATCTGGAAGCGCAGATCGGCTGGACCGCCTATGGCCATGTCCGCACGCGTGACCGGCCGAGCGGTGCGGTGGAGAAGGATAGCGGGGTGGGCGACGTGCAGGTGGCGCTGCGCCGGAACCTGTCCAATCCCGACGGGTCAGGCTTTTCAATCGCGATCATGCCCTATGTGTCGTTGCCGGCCGGCGGATCGGCGATCGGCGACGGCGACTGGGGCGCGGGGCTGATCGTGCCGGTCAGCTTCGACCTTGGCGGCGGCTTTTCGCTGGGGCTGACCCCGGAAATCGATGCGGCGGTGGATGAGGACCGGTCGGGCCGTCACTTCGCCTATGGCAGCGTCGCGGGGCTGGGCTTTTCGCTGAGCGACAGCGTGTCGGGCGCGATCGAGGCGCAAGTGACGCGCGACGACGATCCGGCCGGCCATGCCACCGAGGCGCTGGGCGGCCTGTCCTTCGCCTGGCAGCCGTCGGACGACATGCAGTTCGATATCGGCGCCAATATCGGGCTGAACGCGGACAGCCCCGACAGCGAAGTCTATCTGGGCGTGGTGCGGCGCTTCTGA
- a CDS encoding glycosyltransferase family 4 protein codes for MTALFPPPTPSSVVPIRPPLPADRRPAIRVALFSGNYDCVRDGANRALNRLVGHLLHRVGAQVRIYSPTAPRPAFASIGDIRSVPSLSLPGRPEYRLAIGLTRGVRRDLDAFAPDIVHLSAPDLLGRQAQKHARARGIPVIASLHTRFETYLDYYRLGFLRGAMERYLDRFYGDADHILAPTPPINAEMAARHGAARVSVWGRGIDPHQFAPTLRDPALRAALGYDEQDVVPLFFGRLVLEKGLGIFADAIAAIRARGHQVRPLVVGDGPARSWLAQRLPNATFIGHLSGIDLGRAVASADLLINPSVTEAFGNVNLEAMASGLAVLSADVPSAASLIDQGRTGLLLPPADVDAYADAASALIASPARLARLRQAAALAASHHRWDDVLDAVVCAYAALLPDRAPPLAIAPCPARSGTG; via the coding sequence ATGACTGCCCTTTTTCCTCCCCCGACCCCGTCCAGCGTCGTCCCGATCCGCCCGCCATTGCCGGCCGATCGTCGCCCGGCCATCCGCGTCGCGCTGTTCTCCGGCAATTATGACTGCGTGCGCGACGGCGCCAACCGGGCGCTCAACCGGCTGGTCGGCCATCTCCTGCATCGGGTCGGCGCGCAGGTGCGCATCTATTCGCCCACCGCCCCGCGACCCGCCTTCGCCTCCATCGGCGACATTCGCTCGGTGCCTTCCCTCAGCCTGCCGGGGCGGCCCGAATATCGCCTCGCCATCGGGCTGACGCGCGGGGTGCGCCGCGACCTCGACGCCTTCGCGCCGGACATCGTCCATCTGTCCGCCCCCGATCTGCTGGGCCGGCAGGCGCAGAAACATGCGCGCGCGCGTGGCATCCCCGTTATCGCCAGCCTGCACACGCGGTTCGAAACCTATCTCGACTATTATCGGCTCGGCTTCCTGCGCGGCGCGATGGAACGCTATCTCGACCGTTTCTATGGCGACGCCGATCACATATTGGCGCCCACCCCGCCGATCAACGCCGAGATGGCGGCGCGCCACGGCGCGGCGCGCGTGTCGGTGTGGGGACGCGGGATCGACCCGCATCAGTTCGCGCCGACGCTGCGCGATCCCGCATTGCGCGCCGCACTGGGTTATGACGAACAGGATGTCGTGCCGCTTTTCTTCGGCCGGCTGGTGCTGGAAAAGGGACTCGGCATCTTCGCCGACGCCATCGCCGCGATCCGGGCGCGCGGCCATCAGGTCCGCCCCTTGGTCGTCGGCGACGGGCCGGCGCGATCCTGGCTGGCCCAACGCCTGCCCAATGCGACCTTCATCGGCCATCTGAGCGGCATCGATCTCGGCCGTGCGGTGGCGAGCGCGGACCTGCTCATCAACCCCAGCGTCACCGAAGCCTTCGGCAACGTCAATCTGGAGGCGATGGCGTCCGGCCTGGCGGTGCTGTCGGCCGATGTGCCCAGCGCCGCCAGCCTGATCGATCAGGGCCGTACCGGCCTGTTGCTGCCCCCCGCCGATGTGGACGCCTATGCCGACGCCGCATCGGCGCTGATCGCATCGCCCGCCCGGCTCGCACGGCTGCGGCAGGCCGCTGCTTTGGCCGCCAGCCATCATCGCTGGGACGATGTGCTGGACGCCGTGGTGTGCGCCTATGCGGCGCTGCTGCCCGATCGTGCCCCGCCGCTCGCGATCGCGCCTTGCCCGGCACGCTCCGGAACGGGATAA
- a CDS encoding sigma-70 family RNA polymerase sigma factor, translating to MDDARDMEADLLAMRRYARALARDESDADDVVQDALLRAIERRATYQPERSRTRWLLAIVHNVFVSAKRRQAAETRRNDRFAQTLLSSIDPQQEEHVRLAEIAQGFAALPDAQRAALHLTAIEGLSYQQAADILGVPIGTVMSRLSRARAALRDGQSGTGRPHLRLVGGHDDQ from the coding sequence ATGGACGATGCGCGCGACATGGAAGCGGACCTGCTGGCGATGCGCCGCTACGCCCGCGCGCTCGCCCGCGATGAGTCCGACGCCGACGATGTCGTGCAGGACGCCCTCCTCCGCGCGATCGAGCGTCGGGCGACCTATCAGCCGGAACGCAGCCGAACCCGCTGGCTGCTGGCGATCGTCCACAATGTCTTCGTGTCGGCCAAGCGCCGCCAGGCCGCCGAAACGCGCCGAAACGATCGCTTCGCCCAGACCTTGCTATCCAGCATCGATCCGCAGCAGGAGGAGCATGTGCGGCTGGCCGAGATCGCGCAGGGTTTCGCCGCCCTGCCCGACGCCCAGCGCGCGGCACTGCACCTGACCGCGATCGAGGGGCTGAGCTATCAACAGGCCGCCGACATATTGGGCGTGCCGATCGGCACGGTGATGTCGCGCCTGTCACGGGCGCGCGCCGCGCTGCGGGACGGACAATCAGGAACAGGCCGTCCGCATCTGCGGCTGGTGGGAGGACATGATGACCAATGA
- a CDS encoding anti-sigma factor family protein, with protein MMTNDVNALEIDAYVDDQLDLSRRFVVETHLSRHPDQAAQVMADLSTRSALRLMAPRPAAPPPAMADAAALLPAAPLRSRWRRALPLVAPLAAAAGLALVFLRPSGPPDYVDYAVNSHRIAMMRASMVSQVETPKYDAREIATNTRIAMPHFPADWRVTDVQLFPTERGPALVVAVKTEGGKNFSLFALRDRSRAPERPDAVQEGAESVAYWRRGDMSYALTGSGEPRLMDATAEALTRDWS; from the coding sequence ATGATGACCAATGACGTGAACGCGCTGGAGATCGACGCCTATGTCGACGACCAGCTCGACCTTTCCCGCCGCTTCGTGGTGGAAACCCACCTGTCCCGCCATCCCGATCAGGCGGCGCAGGTGATGGCCGACCTCTCCACCCGCAGCGCGCTTCGGCTGATGGCGCCCCGGCCCGCCGCCCCGCCGCCGGCCATGGCCGATGCCGCCGCCCTGTTGCCGGCCGCGCCCCTGCGATCGCGCTGGCGCCGCGCCCTGCCGCTGGTCGCCCCGCTTGCGGCCGCCGCCGGTCTGGCGCTGGTCTTCCTGCGTCCGTCCGGCCCGCCCGACTATGTCGATTATGCCGTCAACAGCCATCGCATCGCGATGATGCGCGCATCCATGGTCTCGCAGGTCGAAACCCCCAAATATGACGCGCGCGAAATAGCGACCAACACCCGCATCGCCATGCCCCACTTCCCCGCCGACTGGCGCGTCACCGACGTCCAGCTCTTCCCGACCGAGCGCGGCCCCGCTTTGGTGGTGGCGGTGAAGACCGAAGGGGGCAAGAATTTCTCGCTCTTCGCGCTGCGCGACCGCAGCCGCGCGCCCGAACGCCCCGATGCCGTCCAGGAAGGCGCGGAATCGGTCGCCTATTGGCGGCGCGGCGACATGTCCTATGCGCTGACCGGCAGCGGCGAACCCCGCCTGATGGACGCCACGGCGGAGGCATTGACGCGCGACTGGTCCTGA
- the polA gene encoding DNA polymerase I codes for MTQNHLYLVDGSGYIFRAYHQLPPLTNQHGQPVGAVYGYTTMLWKLAEELGKAEGPTHLAVVLDKGSHTFRNDMYDQYKANRPPAPEDLVPQFPMIRDATRAFSLPCIEEAGFEADDIIATYTRAAVAAGWHVTIVSSDKDLMQLIQPGVDMYDTMKNERRGADYVMGKFGVQPEQLGDVLALMGDSVDNVPGVPGIGPKTASKLITEYGDLESVLTAAPAMKKSKMQENLIAHADMARLSRRLVALHDSMDLPEPLEDLTLKGIPKEPLQQFLSHHGFKTLLNRLGAPAAAVAVASVAATTAAPAAPATVEHPPIDCALYETVTTVAQLEAWIAEAQALGVVAVDTETDSLDSMESGLVGISLSTGPGRACYIPLAHRSADDMFGEVPPQIPLDAAIRLLRPLLTDDAVLKVGHNIKYDLNVLARVGLEVTPIDDSMVMSFDLDAGKSLGGHGMDEAASVHLQHTCISFKEVTGTGKKAISFAHVPLDKATAYAAEDAEVTWRLWHTLSQRLAAERVTRVYQLVDRPLIPVVAGMERHGIKVDREQLSRLSGTFSQSMAGLEAEIYELAGHPFTIGSPQQLGVVLFDEMGLKGGKKGKSGTYSTDVTVLEKLKAEGSAICGLVLEWRQLSKLKSTYTDALQQQINADTGRVHTSYSLTGAQTGRLSSTDPNLQNIPIRTEIGRQIRHAFVAEPGNVILAADYSQIELRLAAHMADVPALKEAFEQGEDIHNRTAQELFGEVNRDTRGRAKTINFAILYGISRWGLAGRLEISADEAQDMISKYYERFPGISVYINETLEKARANGFTETLFGRKTWFPRITAPIQHERQGAERAAINAPIQGTSADIIKRAMVRMGPALEAAGLNRVRMLLQVHDELVFELPQGDVEAASAVIRDVMESAAEPIVSLSVPLGVEIGTGPSWGAAH; via the coding sequence ATGACCCAGAATCACCTCTATCTCGTCGATGGCAGCGGCTATATCTTCCGCGCCTATCACCAGCTTCCCCCGCTCACCAACCAGCATGGCCAGCCGGTCGGCGCTGTCTATGGCTATACCACCATGCTCTGGAAGCTGGCCGAGGAACTGGGCAAGGCGGAAGGGCCGACCCATCTGGCGGTGGTGCTGGACAAGGGTTCGCACACCTTCCGCAACGACATGTACGACCAGTATAAGGCGAACCGACCGCCCGCGCCGGAAGATCTGGTCCCGCAATTTCCGATGATCCGCGACGCGACCCGCGCCTTCTCCCTCCCCTGTATCGAGGAAGCCGGGTTCGAGGCGGACGACATCATCGCCACCTATACCAGAGCGGCGGTCGCGGCCGGCTGGCACGTCACCATCGTCAGCTCCGACAAGGATCTGATGCAGTTGATCCAGCCCGGCGTCGACATGTACGACACGATGAAGAATGAGCGGCGCGGCGCCGACTATGTCATGGGCAAGTTCGGCGTGCAGCCCGAACAACTGGGCGACGTGCTGGCGCTGATGGGTGACAGCGTCGACAATGTCCCCGGCGTGCCGGGCATCGGCCCCAAGACCGCATCGAAGCTCATCACCGAATATGGCGACCTGGAAAGCGTGCTGACCGCCGCGCCCGCCATGAAGAAGTCGAAGATGCAGGAAAACCTCATCGCCCATGCCGATATGGCGCGGCTGTCGCGGCGGCTGGTGGCGCTGCACGACAGCATGGACCTCCCCGAACCGCTCGAAGACCTGACGCTCAAGGGCATCCCCAAGGAACCGCTCCAGCAATTTCTGTCCCACCACGGCTTCAAGACGCTGCTCAATCGCCTCGGCGCGCCCGCCGCCGCCGTCGCAGTAGCCAGCGTCGCCGCCACGACCGCAGCCCCCGCCGCCCCAGCCACCGTCGAACATCCCCCGATCGACTGCGCCCTCTACGAAACCGTCACCACGGTCGCGCAACTGGAAGCCTGGATCGCCGAAGCGCAGGCGCTGGGCGTCGTTGCGGTCGACACCGAAACCGACAGCCTCGACAGCATGGAATCGGGCCTGGTCGGCATCAGCCTGTCCACCGGGCCGGGCCGCGCCTGCTACATCCCGCTCGCCCACCGCTCCGCCGACGACATGTTCGGCGAGGTGCCGCCGCAAATCCCGCTCGACGCCGCGATCCGCCTGCTCCGCCCGCTGCTCACCGACGACGCCGTGCTCAAGGTCGGCCACAATATCAAATATGACCTCAACGTCCTCGCCCGCGTCGGGCTGGAGGTGACGCCGATCGACGATTCGATGGTGATGAGCTTCGACCTCGACGCCGGCAAGTCGCTGGGCGGCCACGGCATGGACGAAGCGGCCAGCGTGCATCTCCAGCACACATGCATCAGCTTCAAGGAGGTGACCGGCACCGGCAAGAAGGCGATCAGTTTCGCCCATGTCCCGCTGGACAAGGCGACCGCCTACGCCGCCGAGGACGCCGAAGTCACCTGGCGGCTGTGGCACACATTGTCGCAGCGCCTGGCGGCCGAGCGCGTCACCCGCGTCTATCAACTGGTCGACCGGCCGCTGATCCCCGTCGTCGCAGGCATGGAGCGGCACGGCATCAAGGTCGATCGCGAGCAGCTCTCCCGCCTGTCCGGCACCTTCTCCCAATCGATGGCGGGGCTGGAAGCCGAAATCTACGAACTGGCCGGCCACCCCTTCACCATCGGATCGCCCCAGCAGCTTGGCGTCGTCCTGTTCGACGAAATGGGGCTGAAGGGCGGCAAGAAGGGCAAAAGCGGCACCTATTCCACCGACGTCACCGTGCTGGAAAAATTGAAGGCCGAAGGCTCGGCGATCTGCGGGCTGGTGCTGGAATGGCGCCAGCTCTCCAAGCTCAAATCCACCTATACCGACGCCCTGCAACAGCAGATCAATGCCGATACGGGCCGCGTCCATACCAGCTACTCGCTGACCGGCGCGCAGACCGGCCGCCTCTCCTCGACCGACCCCAACCTCCAGAATATCCCGATCCGCACCGAAATCGGCCGCCAGATCCGCCACGCCTTCGTCGCCGAACCCGGCAATGTCATCCTCGCCGCCGACTATAGCCAGATCGAGCTGCGCCTCGCCGCGCACATGGCCGACGTGCCCGCGCTCAAGGAGGCATTCGAACAGGGCGAGGACATCCACAACCGCACCGCCCAAGAATTGTTCGGAGAGGTCAATCGCGACACCCGCGGCCGCGCCAAGACGATCAACTTCGCCATTCTCTACGGCATCTCGCGCTGGGGGCTGGCGGGCCGGCTGGAAATCAGCGCGGACGAAGCGCAGGACATGATCTCCAAATATTATGAGCGCTTCCCCGGCATCAGCGTCTATATCAACGAAACGCTGGAAAAGGCGCGCGCCAACGGCTTCACCGAAACGCTGTTCGGCCGCAAGACCTGGTTCCCGCGCATCACCGCGCCGATCCAGCACGAGCGCCAGGGCGCCGAACGCGCCGCGATCAACGCCCCGATCCAGGGCACCAGCGCCGACATCATCAAGCGCGCGATGGTCCGCATGGGTCCGGCGCTGGAAGCGGCCGGGCTGAACCGGGTGCGGATGCTGCTCCAGGTCCATGACGAACTGGTGTTCGAATTGCCGCAAGGCGATGTGGAAGCCGCGAGCGCGGTCATCCGGGACGTGATGGAAAGCGCGGCGGAGCCGATCGTCAGCCTGTCCGTCCCGCTGGGCGTAGAGATCGGCACCGGGCCGAGTTGGGGCGCGGCGCATTGA
- a CDS encoding TFIIB-type zinc ribbon-containing protein — protein MRDQATVSAMLCPVCHVGLAMTDRQGVEIDYCPQCRGVWLDRGELDKIIERSGQASAPTPQPSPFGQTSYRPDRDYRDDGRGYPKKRKKSFLEELFD, from the coding sequence ATGCGGGATCAGGCCACCGTATCGGCCATGCTCTGCCCGGTCTGTCATGTCGGATTGGCGATGACGGACCGGCAGGGAGTGGAGATCGACTATTGCCCGCAATGCCGGGGCGTCTGGCTGGACCGGGGCGAGCTGGACAAGATCATCGAGCGCTCGGGGCAGGCGAGCGCGCCAACGCCGCAACCATCGCCCTTCGGGCAGACGAGCTATCGCCCGGATCGGGACTATCGCGACGACGGGCGTGGCTATCCGAAGAAACGGAAGAAGAGCTTTCTGGAAGAGTTGTTCGATTGA
- a CDS encoding Bax inhibitor-1/YccA family protein, with translation MNNPVRMPGYGASQTAQTDAGLRAHMLGVFRNMGLGLVITGLVAALVGNTPALAAAIYGTPLKWVAIFAPLAFVFFFSFRIDRMTTATARMTFWAFAAVMGVSLGSIFLVFTGGSIAQAFFSAAVMFLAMSLWGYTTQRDLTKMGSFLMMGLIGIIVASLINIFLGSSAMQMVISIIGVVVFTGLTAWDVQRIKSDYFVYAGHEVAQKMQVMGALSLYLNFVNLFQMLLSLTGERE, from the coding sequence ATGAATAATCCCGTTCGCATGCCGGGCTATGGTGCCAGCCAGACGGCGCAGACCGATGCCGGCCTGCGCGCGCACATGCTGGGCGTCTTCCGCAATATGGGCCTTGGCCTGGTCATCACCGGCCTGGTCGCGGCGCTGGTTGGCAATACGCCGGCGCTGGCCGCCGCCATTTACGGCACGCCCTTGAAATGGGTGGCGATCTTCGCGCCGCTGGCCTTCGTGTTTTTCTTCAGCTTTCGCATCGACAGGATGACGACCGCGACCGCGCGCATGACCTTCTGGGCATTCGCGGCGGTGATGGGCGTGTCGCTGGGCAGCATATTCCTGGTCTTCACCGGCGGCAGCATCGCTCAAGCCTTCTTTTCGGCCGCGGTCATGTTCCTCGCCATGTCCCTGTGGGGCTATACCACCCAGCGCGACCTGACGAAGATGGGCAGCTTCCTGATGATGGGCCTGATCGGCATCATCGTCGCCAGCCTGATCAACATCTTCCTGGGGTCGTCGGCGATGCAGATGGTCATATCGATCATCGGCGTGGTCGTCTTTACCGGCCTGACCGCCTGGGACGTGCAGCGCATCAAGTCGGACTATTTCGTCTATGCCGGGCATGAGGTCGCGCAGAAGATGCAGGTGATGGGCGCGCTGTCGCTGTACCTGAACTTCGTCAACCTGTTCCAGATGCTGCTTAGCCTGACCGGCGAGCGGGAATAA
- the cysS gene encoding cysteine--tRNA ligase: MSDDQHIPAPLRLFNSLTRTIEPFAPIEDHHARVYSCGPTVYNYAHIGNLRAYVFTDTLRRTLLWKGLAVTHIINITDVGHLTSDADAGDDKMEAAARASAKSIWDIAAHYTTAFKQNIADLNILSPSEWTVATDYVPQMIAFAEKIAPDHCYELDSGLYFDSSSVPDYGALAGGRDDAAHARIDPVAGKRNASDFAIWRKSPPGEQRQMEWDSPWGKGAPGWHLECSVMSQARLGQPFDIHTGGIDHREIHHPNEIAQNQAFHSCCGDPGAAAAGFTGARWWMHNNFLVDRQGKMSKSKGGFTTLFSLIDAGVHPLAYRLLCLGAHYRSELEFSADNLAAALTRLKRLVMGVEGLKARAEGVTWQSPRLDYLRANLHPKLAPLLEQFDAAIADDLMTPRALPLLEEVTAMKKVPVDEKLCLIAAFDQALGLNLLTLARADLRLRPKDAQITPEDIEAELERRTAARAEKDFALSDEIRDALIARGVEVMDGDPLRWDWRLTLG; this comes from the coding sequence ATGTCCGACGACCAGCACATCCCCGCGCCGCTGCGCCTGTTCAACAGCCTGACCCGCACGATCGAACCCTTCGCGCCGATCGAGGATCATCATGCGCGGGTCTATAGCTGCGGCCCGACCGTCTACAACTACGCCCATATCGGCAACCTGCGCGCCTATGTCTTCACCGACACGCTGCGCCGGACGCTGCTCTGGAAGGGGCTGGCCGTCACCCACATCATCAACATTACCGATGTTGGCCATCTGACCAGCGACGCCGACGCCGGCGACGACAAGATGGAGGCGGCCGCGCGCGCCTCGGCCAAGAGCATCTGGGATATCGCGGCCCATTATACGACCGCGTTCAAGCAGAATATCGCCGACCTCAACATCCTGTCGCCCAGCGAATGGACGGTTGCGACCGACTATGTGCCGCAGATGATCGCCTTCGCCGAAAAGATCGCGCCGGACCATTGCTACGAACTGGATAGCGGCCTCTATTTCGACAGCAGCAGCGTGCCCGATTATGGCGCACTGGCGGGCGGGCGTGACGATGCGGCGCACGCGCGGATCGATCCGGTCGCGGGCAAGCGCAACGCATCCGACTTCGCGATCTGGCGCAAGTCGCCGCCGGGCGAGCAGCGCCAGATGGAATGGGACAGCCCCTGGGGCAAGGGTGCGCCGGGCTGGCATCTGGAATGCTCCGTCATGAGCCAGGCGCGCCTCGGCCAGCCGTTCGACATCCATACCGGCGGCATCGACCATCGCGAAATCCACCATCCCAACGAAATAGCGCAGAACCAGGCTTTCCATAGCTGCTGCGGCGATCCTGGCGCGGCGGCGGCCGGCTTCACTGGCGCGCGCTGGTGGATGCACAATAATTTCCTGGTTGATCGGCAAGGGAAGATGAGCAAGTCGAAGGGCGGGTTCACCACCCTCTTTTCGCTGATCGATGCGGGCGTGCATCCGCTGGCCTACCGCCTGCTGTGCCTGGGCGCGCATTATCGGTCCGAACTGGAATTCAGCGCCGACAATCTCGCCGCGGCGCTGACCCGGCTCAAGCGGCTGGTGATGGGGGTCGAGGGCCTTAAGGCCCGGGCCGAGGGCGTGACCTGGCAATCCCCGCGCCTCGACTATCTGCGCGCCAACCTGCACCCCAAGCTGGCGCCGCTGCTGGAGCAGTTCGACGCGGCGATCGCCGACGACCTCATGACGCCCCGCGCCCTGCCGCTGCTGGAAGAGGTGACGGCCATGAAGAAGGTGCCGGTGGACGAGAAGCTCTGCCTGATCGCGGCCTTCGACCAGGCGCTGGGCCTCAACCTGTTGACGCTTGCCCGCGCCGACCTGCGCCTGCGGCCCAAGGATGCGCAGATCACGCCGGAAGACATCGAGGCCGAACTGGAACGCCGCACTGCCGCCCGCGCGGAGAAAGACTTCGCCCTGTCGGACGAGATCCGCGACGCCCTGATCGCCCGCGGGGTCGAGGTGATGGACGGCGATCCGCTGCGCTGGGACTGGCGGCTGACGCTGGGCTGA